One window of the Flavobacteriaceae bacterium YJPT1-3 genome contains the following:
- a CDS encoding DUF3667 domain-containing protein: protein MSKNNELVPQSHFCKCCSAPLAIHQSYCPHCGAKRIENRLTAGNLLEDFNERFLNLENGFMRTFLALFKNPKDVIGGYINGTRKKYLSAISYFAISITVAGAYTFIFNEFFIDDIVDFSQSLNPNNTPQETEWGLNFAEGVQKYQSLITFLTIPVLALISKLVFIRNRTFNYIEHLVIWLYTYSHYNIVNIGLSLLVIWSPLATMLLSGLVTLLAIPYTTFVFQQLYSISLEKAILQTLLALLLSGIVLMIIIVVAGGIFYYSGLLDELLEMSNKSQAMTSNFIQQLPCYAL, encoded by the coding sequence ATGAGTAAGAACAATGAACTCGTTCCTCAATCCCATTTTTGTAAATGCTGTAGCGCACCTCTTGCAATCCATCAATCGTATTGTCCGCATTGCGGTGCCAAACGCATTGAAAATCGGCTGACCGCAGGCAACCTATTGGAAGATTTCAATGAGCGATTCCTGAATCTGGAGAATGGATTTATGCGCACTTTCCTGGCACTTTTTAAAAATCCCAAAGATGTAATTGGAGGCTATATCAATGGTACCCGCAAGAAGTACCTCTCTGCCATTAGTTATTTTGCGATATCGATCACCGTGGCCGGAGCGTACACCTTCATCTTTAACGAGTTTTTTATAGATGATATCGTCGATTTCAGCCAAAGCCTAAATCCAAATAATACACCACAAGAAACCGAATGGGGATTGAATTTTGCAGAAGGTGTTCAAAAATATCAATCGCTAATTACCTTTCTCACTATCCCGGTCTTAGCCTTGATCTCAAAGCTAGTCTTCATTAGAAATAGAACATTTAATTATATAGAGCACCTGGTAATCTGGCTATACACCTACTCGCATTACAATATCGTCAATATTGGACTATCCTTGCTGGTGATTTGGTCCCCCTTGGCGACCATGCTCTTATCGGGCCTGGTCACCTTACTGGCTATTCCATACACCACCTTCGTATTTCAGCAACTCTATAGCATCAGTCTAGAAAAGGCGATACTTCAAACGCTACTTGCGCTCCTATTGTCTGGAATTGTCTTAATGATCATAATTGTGGTTGCAGGCGGGATCTTCTATTATAGCGGATTGTTGGATGAACTGTTAGAAATGAGTAACAAAAGTCAAGCGATGACGTCTAATTTCATTCAACAGCTTCCATGCTATGCCCTGTAA
- the cdaA gene encoding diadenylate cyclase CdaA — MNFWDNFRILDIIDIVLVATLFYYIYKLVKGTVAIRILAGIIVVAFIAWLTDLLKMEMLSTILGQFIGVGIIALIVVFQPEIRKFLLMIGSTNLKKSGLFKTLHFMRGEDLRDTDLEAILKACENMAATKTGALIVIKRTTNLDFIKSTGDQMDIEVNRPIIESIFYKNATLHDGAVIIEGNRITATRAILPVSNERTIPLRFGLRHRAALGVTEKTDAVALVVSEETGEISYMRNGEFALYESTQDLINMIHQDLS, encoded by the coding sequence TTGAATTTCTGGGACAATTTTAGAATACTCGATATCATCGACATCGTACTTGTTGCGACCCTGTTCTACTACATCTACAAACTGGTTAAGGGTACTGTAGCCATTCGAATTCTCGCCGGAATTATTGTAGTGGCCTTTATCGCCTGGCTGACTGATCTGCTGAAAATGGAGATGCTCAGCACCATTTTAGGCCAATTTATTGGAGTAGGGATTATCGCGCTCATCGTCGTTTTTCAACCGGAGATCAGAAAGTTTCTTTTGATGATCGGGAGTACCAATCTCAAAAAAAGTGGCCTCTTTAAGACCTTACACTTTATGCGGGGTGAGGATCTTCGCGATACAGATCTGGAGGCCATCTTGAAAGCCTGTGAAAATATGGCGGCTACGAAAACCGGAGCCTTAATCGTGATCAAACGCACCACGAACCTAGACTTCATCAAAAGCACCGGAGATCAAATGGATATCGAGGTGAATCGGCCCATTATCGAAAGTATCTTCTATAAAAACGCCACCCTGCATGACGGGGCCGTAATTATTGAAGGCAATCGCATCACCGCTACCCGGGCCATATTGCCGGTATCCAACGAGCGAACGATCCCTCTGCGCTTTGGCTTGCGCCACCGAGCTGCTTTAGGAGTTACTGAAAAAACTGATGCGGTAGCCCTGGTAGTTAGTGAAGAAACAGGTGAGATCAGTTATATGCGCAATGGCGAATTTGCACTTTACGAGTCGACGCAAGACTTGATCAACATGATCCATCAAGACCTCTCGTGA
- the folP gene encoding dihydropteroate synthase, producing MPTINCQGRLFDLNTPRVMGILNATPDSFYANSRVQEDRKLLRKAEQMITEGASFLDLGAFSSRPGADWVSEEEEQKRLLPALERLRQEFPDIPLSVDTFRASVAQKAIDRGAAMINDISGGTQEPQLLKIAAGNQVPVILMHMRGTPQTMQDHTHYENVTLEVAHYLSEQRDAAYAAGVTDVIIDPGFGFAKTRAQNFELLNKLEILQRLECPVLVGLSRKSMIFQTLKKDAADALHGTTVLHSIALIKGAHLLRVHDVGEAMDCIALIQALQETTSTHINV from the coding sequence ATGCCAACCATCAATTGCCAAGGGCGACTATTCGATCTAAACACTCCACGGGTAATGGGTATACTCAACGCAACGCCTGACTCCTTCTACGCAAATAGTAGGGTTCAAGAAGATCGAAAGCTCTTAAGAAAGGCGGAGCAAATGATTACTGAGGGAGCCTCTTTTTTAGATCTAGGGGCCTTTAGTTCTCGCCCGGGTGCTGATTGGGTGAGCGAGGAAGAAGAACAAAAACGACTACTTCCTGCCTTAGAACGTCTACGTCAGGAATTTCCGGACATCCCCCTCTCAGTAGATACCTTCCGCGCAAGCGTAGCCCAAAAAGCGATTGATCGTGGTGCGGCTATGATCAACGATATTTCGGGAGGCACCCAGGAGCCTCAGCTCCTGAAAATCGCGGCCGGCAATCAGGTTCCGGTAATTTTGATGCATATGCGGGGCACTCCACAAACGATGCAAGATCATACCCACTATGAAAATGTAACCTTGGAAGTTGCACACTACTTAAGCGAACAGCGGGATGCTGCCTACGCCGCAGGGGTCACGGACGTGATTATTGATCCGGGATTTGGTTTCGCCAAGACCAGAGCTCAGAATTTTGAATTATTGAATAAGCTTGAAATTTTACAACGCCTGGAATGCCCTGTTTTGGTTGGGCTTTCGCGAAAGTCAATGATCTTTCAAACCCTGAAGAAGGATGCGGCGGATGCCCTGCACGGGACCACCGTCTTACACAGTATCGCCCTGATCAAAGGAGCTCACCTGTTGCGCGTACACGATGTAGGCGAAGCCATGGATTGTATCGCTCTGATTCAAGCCTTACAGGAAACTACGTCCACTCACATAAATGTTTAA
- a CDS encoding DUF1599 domain-containing protein: protein MANTSQQYDAVIKQCRSLFINKMKDYGSAWRILRLPSLTDQIFIKAQRIRGLQQNASRRVDEDETSEFIGIINYSVMALIQLERGVADQPDLNTEESTKAYDEQIAITKALMEDKNHDYGEAWREMRVSSLTDLILQKLLRVKQIENNQGKTLVSEGIDANYQDMINYAVFALILMQESAV from the coding sequence ATGGCGAATACCTCACAACAATACGACGCTGTGATCAAGCAGTGTCGTTCCCTCTTTATCAACAAGATGAAAGACTATGGCAGTGCCTGGCGCATTTTAAGACTGCCCTCACTGACCGATCAAATTTTTATTAAAGCCCAGCGTATTCGTGGTTTGCAGCAAAATGCATCCAGACGTGTGGATGAGGATGAAACCTCAGAATTCATCGGTATCATCAATTATTCGGTCATGGCACTCATTCAATTGGAGCGAGGAGTGGCTGATCAACCCGATCTCAACACTGAAGAATCCACAAAGGCCTATGATGAGCAAATAGCCATCACCAAGGCATTGATGGAAGATAAGAATCACGATTACGGGGAGGCCTGGCGGGAAATGCGCGTGAGCTCATTAACTGATCTCATCTTGCAAAAATTATTGCGCGTGAAACAAATCGAAAACAATCAAGGTAAGACCCTGGTGTCTGAGGGAATCGATGCGAACTATCAGGATATGATCAATTACGCCGTGTTTGCTTTGATTTTAATGCAAGAATCTGCCGTATGA
- a CDS encoding DoxX family membrane protein, which translates to MNLKQISVGVIRIVVGVLFIISGMVKLNDPLGFSYKLQEYFSAPVLNIEWLSPFALGLAIILVVVEVVLGIALIIGYLRKLTLWLLLLMIAFFTFLTFYSAYFNKVTDCGCFGDALPLDPWESFAKDVVLLILILFLLFNQKHIQPFFNKGVRSVLILVSFLACLSFGYYVLMHLPVWDFRPYKVGVNIPEASSIPEGAPEAVFEYEWVFKVDGAEKTIITNGSYPEVPNGEFIEVNTQEISPGYVPPIHDFSIERGEKDFTQQMMEEDHLLIVVAYNLANTELEGYYGLRQRTEEALRKGYKVIGLTASDPATIARFIREQKLHFDFYFTDETVLKTIVRSSPGILKLQQGTIQQKLHWNDLEQLNLETLASAQPKLDFTLKRKLDSIQVLDQQYRILMQIEGEEARKERAVDMGLDPMEASGDLWRKQMLLDSTNMQFVDRVMKNRGYPGKDLVGTPTNTVAWYVIQHNPEYIPKYLDTIRQAAQQDQLPMRLVAMMEDRYLMGEGKAQRFGTQGSVLPDGTEFIWPIQDPEQVNERRKEVGFDQTIEAYAKSLFGEDFEYEVLTLEEAEALRKQDLTNQDD; encoded by the coding sequence ATGAATTTGAAGCAAATCAGCGTAGGGGTGATCCGAATTGTCGTGGGCGTCTTGTTCATCATTTCAGGGATGGTGAAACTGAATGATCCTTTAGGATTCTCCTATAAACTCCAGGAGTATTTTTCGGCACCGGTACTCAATATCGAGTGGCTTTCTCCCTTTGCTCTGGGTCTGGCCATCATACTGGTAGTCGTTGAGGTTGTTCTAGGTATCGCTCTTATTATCGGGTATCTACGCAAACTTACCTTATGGCTACTCCTGCTGATGATTGCCTTCTTTACTTTTTTGACCTTTTATTCGGCTTATTTCAATAAAGTGACCGACTGTGGCTGCTTTGGCGATGCGTTGCCCTTAGATCCCTGGGAGTCTTTTGCTAAAGATGTGGTCCTGCTCATCTTGATTTTGTTCTTGTTGTTCAATCAAAAGCACATCCAACCTTTTTTCAATAAAGGGGTACGTTCGGTGCTCATTTTGGTGTCCTTTCTGGCTTGCCTGTCCTTTGGATATTACGTATTGATGCATCTGCCCGTTTGGGATTTCCGTCCCTACAAGGTGGGTGTGAATATACCGGAAGCGAGTTCAATTCCCGAAGGGGCTCCTGAGGCAGTATTTGAGTACGAATGGGTGTTTAAAGTGGATGGTGCTGAAAAAACCATCATCACCAATGGCTCATATCCGGAGGTGCCCAATGGTGAATTCATTGAGGTCAATACCCAGGAGATCAGTCCGGGTTACGTTCCTCCAATACACGATTTCAGTATTGAACGAGGGGAGAAGGACTTTACGCAGCAGATGATGGAAGAAGACCATCTGCTAATCGTCGTCGCCTACAATCTGGCCAATACCGAACTGGAAGGGTACTACGGATTACGTCAGCGTACCGAGGAAGCTCTGCGTAAAGGGTACAAAGTAATAGGTTTGACAGCTTCAGACCCAGCCACTATTGCTCGTTTCATCAGAGAACAAAAACTGCACTTTGACTTTTATTTTACGGATGAAACCGTACTTAAAACGATTGTTCGGTCCAGTCCGGGTATTCTCAAGCTACAGCAAGGGACCATTCAGCAGAAATTGCATTGGAATGATCTCGAACAACTGAACCTGGAAACCTTAGCTTCTGCTCAGCCTAAACTCGATTTTACGCTAAAGCGAAAGTTAGACAGCATTCAGGTTTTAGATCAACAATATCGAATCTTGATGCAGATTGAAGGCGAGGAAGCCCGAAAGGAAAGGGCTGTGGATATGGGATTGGACCCGATGGAGGCTTCTGGCGATCTGTGGCGTAAACAAATGCTTTTGGATTCTACCAATATGCAATTTGTAGACCGAGTCATGAAGAACAGGGGCTATCCCGGTAAGGATCTCGTAGGAACGCCCACCAACACCGTTGCCTGGTATGTCATTCAGCACAATCCGGAATACATTCCCAAATATTTAGACACCATCCGTCAGGCCGCTCAACAGGATCAACTCCCCATGCGATTGGTAGCCATGATGGAAGACCGCTACCTGATGGGCGAGGGCAAAGCGCAGCGCTTTGGCACTCAAGGTTCGGTACTACCGGATGGCACGGAGTTCATCTGGCCCATTCAAGATCCTGAACAGGTAAATGAACGCCGCAAGGAGGTGGGCTTTGACCAAACCATTGAAGCTTACGCGAAAAGTCTCTTTGGGGAAGATTTTGAGTACGAAGTGCTGACCCTGGAGGAAGCTGAAGCATTGCGCAAGCAGGATTTGACAAATCAAGATGATTAG
- a CDS encoding ABC transporter permease, with protein sequence MIRYILKKLSYALLTLFGVVTVIFFLFTVLPGDPARMMLDQNEDPEQLAIIRAKYGFDKPIGQQYLYYLNDLSPVSLHSTRAGAYTYIAPPDAVYQKYSAWPLLRLGEITLALKVPYLRESFQKTGKTVTAVIAETLPNTIVLAVSAITIAIVIGIFLGIISAVYKDTALDKGIQVISTLGMSVPSFFSAILFAWFFGYVLHEYTRLNMTGSLYAMDDFGEGVSIQWKNLILPALVLGIRPLAVIIQLMRSSLLEVFGQEYIRTAKAKGLSPYQVIKNHALKNALNPVVTAVSGWFASMLAGAVFVEYIFGWNGLGKEIVDALNTLDLPVIIGAVLVIALMFILINIFVDIIYGWLDPKIRG encoded by the coding sequence ATGATTAGGTATATCCTCAAAAAACTGAGTTACGCGTTACTCACGCTTTTTGGTGTTGTCACAGTCATCTTTTTTCTTTTTACTGTACTTCCCGGAGACCCTGCGAGAATGATGCTCGATCAGAATGAAGATCCGGAGCAACTGGCGATCATAAGGGCCAAATATGGTTTCGATAAACCAATTGGGCAGCAATACTTGTATTATCTCAATGATCTCTCCCCCGTATCGCTGCACAGCACAAGAGCGGGGGCCTATACGTATATCGCTCCTCCCGATGCTGTCTATCAAAAGTACTCCGCCTGGCCCTTATTGCGTCTGGGTGAAATTACCCTCGCACTCAAAGTGCCTTACCTGAGAGAAAGTTTCCAGAAGACTGGAAAAACGGTTACCGCGGTGATTGCAGAAACCTTACCCAATACGATCGTTCTTGCAGTCAGTGCGATTACCATTGCCATCGTTATTGGGATATTTTTAGGGATTATTTCTGCGGTCTATAAGGATACGGCTCTGGATAAAGGGATTCAGGTGATCAGCACACTGGGAATGAGTGTCCCTAGTTTTTTTAGCGCCATACTTTTTGCCTGGTTTTTCGGCTATGTTTTGCACGAGTACACCCGCTTGAACATGACCGGAAGTCTTTACGCCATGGACGATTTTGGAGAAGGAGTATCCATTCAATGGAAGAATTTGATACTTCCTGCGCTCGTTCTGGGAATACGCCCCCTTGCGGTAATCATTCAGTTGATGCGTAGTTCTCTCCTGGAAGTCTTTGGGCAGGAATACATCAGGACTGCTAAAGCAAAGGGCCTGAGCCCGTATCAGGTGATCAAAAACCACGCTTTGAAAAATGCGCTTAATCCGGTGGTCACCGCAGTCTCCGGATGGTTCGCTTCCATGCTGGCCGGTGCGGTGTTCGTTGAGTATATATTTGGCTGGAACGGGCTAGGAAAAGAGATTGTAGATGCTTTGAATACCTTAGACCTTCCCGTGATCATAGGAGCCGTATTGGTCATCGCCTTGATGTTCATTCTGATTAATATCTTTGTGGACATCATTTATGGCTGGCTGGATCCTAAAATAAGAGGATGA
- the tpiA gene encoding triose-phosphate isomerase, whose protein sequence is MRTKIVAGNWKMNLDLAETTTLIAGLKKQEQTSEAQVIIAPPFTNLYAAFEALRDSDIHVAGQNVSSEEQGAFTGEVSAKMLRSVGAQTVLIGHSERRAIFGESDELLAKKVSKALEHEMTIIFCFGEDLKDRKHGEHFEVVRTQIKKGLFHLEAKAWKHVVLAYEPVWAIGTGETASPEQAQEMHAFIRTVLEKKYDESLAQSTSILYGGSVKPNNAAEIFSKKDVDGGLIGGASLNAADFYAIVNAI, encoded by the coding sequence ATGAGAACTAAAATTGTTGCCGGAAATTGGAAAATGAATTTGGATCTGGCAGAGACTACGACGCTCATCGCCGGACTTAAGAAGCAAGAGCAAACTAGCGAGGCCCAGGTCATTATTGCTCCGCCTTTTACCAATCTTTATGCTGCTTTTGAGGCGCTTCGCGATTCGGATATTCATGTTGCAGGTCAAAATGTAAGTAGTGAAGAGCAGGGAGCCTTCACTGGAGAGGTTTCCGCCAAAATGCTTCGCAGTGTTGGAGCTCAAACCGTATTGATCGGCCATAGCGAACGACGAGCGATTTTTGGGGAAAGCGATGAATTGTTAGCTAAAAAAGTATCCAAAGCCCTGGAACATGAAATGACGATCATTTTTTGCTTTGGTGAAGATTTAAAGGATCGTAAACATGGCGAGCACTTTGAAGTCGTACGTACACAAATAAAGAAGGGGCTTTTTCATTTAGAGGCCAAGGCCTGGAAACATGTGGTATTGGCTTATGAGCCGGTATGGGCTATCGGGACCGGAGAGACGGCCAGCCCGGAACAGGCTCAGGAGATGCATGCGTTTATCCGTACCGTGCTAGAGAAAAAGTACGATGAATCTCTCGCTCAATCCACCAGCATCCTTTATGGGGGTAGCGTAAAACCCAATAATGCTGCAGAGATTTTTTCTAAAAAGGATGTGGATGGCGGACTTATTGGTGGCGCTTCGCTGAATGCAGCCGATTTTTATGCGATCGTCAATGCCATCTAA
- the prmA gene encoding 50S ribosomal protein L11 methyltransferase: MPSNYYKYAFKVEPPQPGVEILLAQLSEFPFESFEESETGLDAYIPIDQTPGDLKEQIETLDFGDFSFILQVEEIETINWNEAWEKQFEPIEVDGRCAVRAPFHEPMAVEYEIVIEPKMSFGTGHHETTHLMIKQLLKADLNKKKVLDMGSGTGILAILAAMKGAKEVDAIDIDHWCYMNALENVERNQVSHIRIEEGDVGLLSGRSYEVIIANINRNVLLNDIPAYAKCLPDGGTLFLSGFYTEDIPLISERCNEHGLHFSMNYERNNWVACKFIKQ, translated from the coding sequence ATGCCATCTAATTATTACAAATATGCCTTCAAGGTAGAGCCTCCGCAACCTGGAGTGGAAATTCTTTTAGCTCAGCTCTCCGAGTTTCCCTTTGAAAGCTTCGAAGAGAGCGAGACTGGCTTAGATGCGTATATTCCTATCGATCAGACCCCTGGTGATCTAAAAGAGCAAATCGAAACACTCGACTTTGGTGACTTTAGTTTCATCCTCCAGGTGGAAGAAATTGAAACCATAAACTGGAATGAAGCCTGGGAAAAACAATTCGAGCCAATAGAAGTAGACGGTCGATGTGCAGTACGGGCCCCCTTTCACGAACCCATGGCGGTGGAGTACGAAATTGTGATCGAACCTAAAATGTCTTTCGGTACCGGCCATCATGAAACTACTCACTTAATGATCAAGCAGCTCCTTAAAGCTGATCTGAACAAGAAAAAGGTACTCGATATGGGCAGCGGGACGGGCATACTGGCTATTCTGGCTGCCATGAAGGGAGCTAAGGAGGTAGATGCCATTGATATTGATCATTGGTGTTATATGAATGCGCTTGAGAATGTAGAACGTAACCAGGTATCCCATATCCGGATAGAGGAGGGAGACGTTGGTTTATTGTCCGGGCGTAGTTACGAAGTCATTATTGCTAATATCAATCGAAACGTTTTGCTCAATGATATTCCCGCTTACGCGAAATGCCTGCCCGATGGCGGTACCCTCTTTTTAAGCGGATTTTATACGGAAGACATTCCGCTCATCTCCGAGCGTTGTAACGAACACGGACTTCATTTCTCGATGAACTACGAGCGCAATAATTGGGTAGCCTGCAAGTTTATAAAACAGTGA
- a CDS encoding ATP-dependent Clp protease adaptor ClpS — MTTFWASKEQVQEEVDVLFAEDKEHEIVLYNDDVNTFDHVIDMLVKVCDHNPLQAEQCALIVHYKGKCAVKTGPYPDLEPRCSSLLDAGLSAEIV; from the coding sequence ATGACAACATTCTGGGCTTCAAAAGAACAAGTACAAGAAGAAGTAGATGTACTCTTTGCAGAAGACAAAGAGCATGAGATCGTCTTGTACAACGATGATGTCAATACTTTTGATCACGTGATCGACATGCTTGTCAAAGTCTGTGATCACAATCCACTTCAAGCAGAGCAATGTGCATTGATTGTACATTATAAGGGCAAGTGTGCAGTTAAAACAGGACCCTATCCCGATCTCGAGCCACGTTGCTCCTCACTACTCGACGCCGGCCTAAGCGCGGAGATCGTATAA
- a CDS encoding M57 family metalloprotease codes for MKTNKFNVAAALMLGAAFFFTSCEKDNAVETTEVSADVSTKAVPQAVIDQVIDLGLNADYVEYRTFYMPDGSTEERLFIEKDIVMTDDQLKAAHEIHRVGQDGLEKQYITNALVSQGRNISIIGYTGGGGFGLSSKERTALQWAVNNYNRLSGVSISFNLSFGTNYGNKDMVVYHNPNESGSGGSAGFPSNGRPYKFVQIYGLDSFDTNVVEHVITHEIGHSVGFRHSDWFDRLSCPPSAQGNEGAGQLGANHVPGTPTGRDLTSVMQACFATNEDGEFNSNDITALQYMY; via the coding sequence ATGAAAACTAACAAATTCAATGTGGCAGCTGCTCTAATGCTGGGCGCTGCATTTTTTTTCACTTCCTGTGAAAAAGACAATGCTGTAGAAACGACGGAAGTCAGTGCTGATGTCAGCACAAAGGCTGTCCCACAGGCGGTGATCGATCAAGTAATTGATCTGGGCTTGAACGCAGATTACGTAGAGTATAGAACCTTCTATATGCCAGATGGTAGCACGGAAGAGCGTCTTTTCATTGAAAAAGACATCGTAATGACCGACGACCAGCTTAAAGCAGCTCATGAAATTCATCGAGTAGGTCAGGATGGCCTGGAAAAACAATACATTACTAATGCATTGGTTAGCCAGGGTCGAAATATTTCCATCATCGGATATACCGGTGGGGGAGGCTTCGGTCTTTCGAGTAAGGAACGTACCGCATTGCAGTGGGCAGTAAATAATTACAACCGTCTTAGTGGTGTGTCCATCAGCTTCAACCTGAGTTTTGGGACCAATTACGGGAACAAAGATATGGTGGTGTATCACAACCCTAATGAATCAGGATCTGGAGGGAGTGCAGGTTTTCCAAGCAACGGACGTCCTTATAAATTTGTTCAGATCTACGGACTGGATAGTTTTGACACCAATGTGGTGGAACACGTGATCACTCATGAAATTGGACACTCTGTTGGTTTCCGTCACTCAGATTGGTTCGATCGCCTAAGCTGCCCACCTTCTGCACAAGGAAATGAAGGTGCTGGACAATTGGGGGCTAACCATGTGCCCGGAACTCCAACGGGGAGAGATTTGACCTCCGTGATGCAGGCGTGTTTCGCTACTAACGAAGACGGCGAATTCAACAGCAATGATATCACTGCGCTTCAATATATGTACTAA
- a CDS encoding Na(+)-translocating NADH-quinone reductase subunit F: MPISNRLDQAIQKLYQAFHQNTLHPECCKSCAVGTILDNTDGWKHLSDGHGHLHLNYIGRVNELCGKRFNGYTPSELLQIEAAFLKGCGYALPLGRKQPIDPLDKDIQFDGLCAAISLLCSLDRVENVMDYTRLFRQELDQHTERKAVITAI; encoded by the coding sequence ATGCCTATTTCTAACCGATTGGATCAAGCTATACAGAAACTGTATCAGGCTTTTCATCAAAATACATTACATCCCGAATGCTGCAAGAGTTGTGCAGTAGGCACCATCCTGGATAACACTGACGGTTGGAAACACCTCAGCGACGGTCATGGTCATCTGCACTTGAATTACATTGGCCGAGTCAATGAACTTTGTGGTAAACGATTCAATGGCTATACCCCCTCTGAATTGCTGCAGATCGAGGCTGCCTTTTTGAAAGGTTGTGGGTATGCCCTTCCTTTAGGCAGAAAACAACCTATTGATCCTTTAGACAAAGACATTCAATTCGACGGACTCTGTGCTGCGATCAGCCTACTCTGTAGTTTGGACCGGGTAGAAAATGTGATGGATTACACCCGTTTATTCCGTCAAGAACTCGATCAGCATACGGAGCGCAAAGCGGTAATTACAGCTATCTAA
- a CDS encoding LytTR family DNA-binding domain-containing protein, translating into MSTVLIIDDEEDARTLVKQYLSDFSDFSVIGEAVDGLEAVQLINQWRPDLIFLDIQMPGLNGFEVLTKIKVLPDIIFSTAFDDYALDAFKVQAMDYLLKPYGKKRFDLAMSKLESNGEKVQRLAEKLLAQRSQSLQKMIAHKGNKRLIIDAQQIVYLEAYGDYTKVFTQRESLLSTSGLALTLEKLDPTHFMRIHRSYAINLNHVNYLMREGRYHYIEMNSSNRLKVSPTYLDALKAIRL; encoded by the coding sequence ATGAGCACTGTTTTGATTATCGATGATGAAGAGGACGCGCGTACGCTCGTCAAACAATACCTTTCTGATTTTTCGGATTTCAGTGTGATTGGGGAAGCGGTTGATGGCCTGGAAGCCGTTCAACTGATCAATCAATGGCGTCCGGATCTTATTTTTCTGGATATTCAAATGCCGGGCCTCAATGGTTTTGAAGTTTTGACCAAAATTAAAGTTTTGCCCGACATCATTTTTAGCACGGCATTTGACGATTATGCGCTAGACGCTTTTAAGGTGCAAGCCATGGATTATCTGCTGAAACCCTACGGAAAGAAACGATTCGACCTGGCCATGAGCAAGTTGGAGAGCAATGGAGAAAAAGTGCAGCGTCTGGCCGAAAAATTACTAGCACAGCGAAGTCAATCCCTTCAAAAAATGATCGCTCATAAAGGAAATAAACGATTAATTATTGATGCCCAACAAATCGTATATCTCGAGGCTTATGGAGATTACACCAAGGTGTTCACACAACGGGAATCACTCTTATCCACCTCTGGACTAGCCCTTACCCTTGAGAAACTGGATCCTACTCATTTTATGCGCATTCACCGATCATACGCAATCAATCTAAATCATGTAAACTACCTGATGCGGGAAGGTCGCTACCACTATATTGAAATGAATTCCAGTAATCGACTGAAGGTGTCACCTACCTACCTGGACGCTCTAAAGGCCATCCGACTCTGA